One Ilumatobacter fluminis genomic window, GGCCGGCGCGCCGCTGCTGCTCGTCTCGCCGTGCCCGACCCTGACGGCGCTCGAATGGGGCGAGCTCACCCGACCGCCGCACCAGCGCGAACGCGACGGCTGGCCCATCGTCGACGTGATCGACCGCTCCGACGACGAGCCTTGGAAGCGATCGCTGGTGACCTCCGAACTGATCCGGCACCTGCGCGATCCCGACCGGCGGGTCGTCTGCGTCAGCAACACGACGGGGCGCGCTGCGCTCCTGGCCTGTCGCTCGTGTCGAGAACTCACACGCTGCGAACGCTGCGACGCCGCCGTCGTGCAACTCGACGACGGCACGTTGCACTGCCGACGATGCGGCACCGATCGTCCGCCGGTGTGCAGCAACTGTGGCGCCGGCACGTTCGCCAACCTCCGGCCCGGAATCACCCGACTGCAGGAAGAGCTGGAGGCCGCTGCCGCTCGACCGGTGGCCACGGTGACCGGCAACGGGTGGGAGGGGCCGGCCGACGCGCACATCGTCGTCGGCACCGAAGCTGCGTTGCATCGTGTCGACCGCGCCGACACGGTCGCGTTCCTCGACTTCGACCGCGAACTCCTGTCACCGCGCTACCGGTCCGGCGAGCAGGCGATGGCGCTCCTCGTGCGAGCGGCGCGTCTCGCCGGTCCACGAGGACGTGGCGGGCGGGTGCTCGTGCAGACGTTCCTGCCGAACCACGACGTCGTGCAGGCGGCGCTCCTGGCCGACCCGGGGCGGATGATCGGACCCGAGCGAGAACGCAGACAGATGCTCGGCCTCCCACCCTTCGGTGCGTACGCCGAGGTGTCGGGCAAGGGTGCCGACGAGTTCGTCGCGTCGCTCGAGCCGGTCGACGACGTGATGGTGGTCGGCTCCGACGACGAGTACGTGGCACGAGCGTCGTCGTGGATGACGCTCGGCCAGGTGCTCGTCGCCGGTGAGCGCCCTTCCGGCAGCCGTCTGAGGATCGCCGTCGACCCGCCGCGCTGACGGTACTGTCGGGCCGATGGCGGCGACCGGAGCACGCAAGGCACGTTTGGCACGCAAGCGACGTCGCCGGGTCGCTGCCCGTGACAACGATCTGACCGACGAGCAGTGGGCGTCGATCGTCGAGCACTGGGCCGGGTGCGCGTACTGCGGTGCGACCGACGTCGCGCTCCAACGTGACACCGTGCAGCCGATCTCCCGTGGCGGTCGCTACACGCTCGACAACGTGGTGCCGGCATGCCGTTCCTGCAACGCCAGCAAGTGCAACGACGAGGTGACGGGTTGGCTCCGTCGCAAGAAGCTCGACGAGGGCCGGTTCCTCGTGCGGTACGCCGAGATCAGCGCCGCGCTCTCAGCCGCGAACCGTCCGGAGTAGCCGGAAGCCGGCCTTGCTGGCGATTCGGTCGGTCGGAAAGCCCTGTTCGCCGAGCCAGCGTTGCAGCGAGTCGGCCCCCAGGTGCTTCTGCACGACGAGCACCGCCTGCCCGTCGGGCGCGAGTCGCGGCAGCCACGTGAGCAGGAGTTCGTGGAGCGCCGCCTTGCCGATGCGGATCGGCGGATTCGACCAGATCGCCGTGAACTCCAGGTCGTCGGCCACGTCGTCCGGCGCTGCCGTCCGGAGGTTGGCGACGCCGTTGCGTTCGGCGTTGGCGGAGGTGAGCGCCCGTGCCCGCTCGTTCGTGTCGACGGCCCAGACCGTGGCGCCGGGCGATCGCTTGGCCATGGCGAGCGCGATCGGCCCGGCGCCGCAACCGAGATCGAGCAGATGCCCGACGTGTGGGGGAGCAGGGGCCTCTCGGAGCAGCAGCGACGTCCCGGTGTCGAGGTGACCGTGACTGAACACGCCACGGTCGGTCAGCATGCTGAACGCGACGTCGGGCAGGGCGACGTCGACGGTCTCCGTCGACGAGGCGACCTCGGGGTTCTCCGACCAGTAGTGCGACACCGTCGGTAGCATGCCATCCATGGCCTACTCGATCCGCACCTTCGGCGACCCGGTGCTCAAGTCGAAGGCCGCGCCCATCACCGACGTCGACGGCAAACTGGTGCGGCTGGTGGACGACATGTTCACGACGCTGTACGACAGCGGCAACGGCATCGCGCTCGCCGCACCCCAGATCGGCGTTCAGAAGCAGATCTTCGTCTGGGATCTCGGCGAAGGCGATCAGCAGGTGATCTTCAACCCCGAGATCGTCGAGTCCGACGGCGAGTGGGTGTACGACGAGGGATGCCTGTCGATCCCCGGCCTGTACGTCGAGATGGTCCGGCCGAAGACCGTGCTGATGCGCGGCGTCGACATCAACGGCGAGGTCGTCGAGCGCGAGGCCGACGAGCTCGAGGCCCGGATGTACCAGCACGAACTCGACCACCTCCACGGTGTGCTCATGTTCGACCGGATGACATCCGACCAGCGCAAGGAAGCGATGGCCGAGTTCCGTCGCATCAAGGAAGCCGAGCAGGCCGAGGCGCTCAAGCCGGCCGACTCCCGGTTCCGACGCCTCCGCCTCAAGTGAGGCTCGTGTACCTCGGCACGCCGCAGATGGCGGTGCCGCCGCTCGAAGCCCTGGTCGAGGCCGGACACGAGGTCGCTCTCGTCGTCACCAACCCCGACCGCCGACGCGGCCGCGGGGGGACGCTGTCACCGAGCCCGGTCAAGGAAGCGGCGGAACGGCTCGGGATCCCGGTCGCTCACGCCGTCGACGACCTCCTCGCCGTCCACGCCGAGCACCCCGTCGACCTCGGCGTCGTGGTGGCGTACGGCCGACTGATCAAGCCGCACGTGCTCTCCGAACTCGACTTCGTGAACCTGCACTTCTCGTTGCTGCCCCGCTGGCGCGGTGCGGCGCCCGTCGAGCGAGCGCTGCTGGAGGGCGACGACGTCACCGGCGTCTGCCTGATGCAGCTCGAAGAAGGGCTCGACACCGGAGGCGTCTACGACTGCGTCGAGGTGCCGATCGGCGCCGACACCACCGCGGACGAACTCCGGCACGAGTTGGTCGACGTCGGTACCCGGCTCCTCGTCGATCGCCTCGCCTCCGGACTCGGTGAGCCCGAGCCGCAGACGGGCGAGACGACATACGCCGCCAAGATCGACCCCGCCGAGCTCCGCATCGACTGGAGCGCACCGGTCGAGCAGACGCACCGGCTGATCCGCCTCGGTGGTGCGTGGACGACGTTCCGCGGTGCCCGTTTCAAGATCCACGCGGCGAACATCGTCGACGGCGAACTCGTCCCGGTGACGGTGCAACCCGAAGGCAAGCCGCGGATGGACTACGAGGCGTGGCGCAACGGTGCCCGCCCGGCCGACGGCGAGTGGTTCGAGTGAGCGCGCCCAGCGCACGTCGCGTCGCGTTCGACGCGCTCCGCCGGATCGACGGCGACGGCGCCTACGCCAACATCGTGCTCGGGGCGATGCTCGACCGCTCCGAACTCCACGAGCAGGATCGACGCTTCGCCACCGACCTCGTCTACGGCACCACGCGGATGCGTCGGGCGTGCGACGCCCTCGTCGACCGCTTCATCACGAGCCCGCCCGACGACGCGACCCGCACGCTCCTGCGCCTCGGCGCGTACCAGTTGGTGTTCGGCGACGTCGCGCCCCATGCGGCCGTGTCGGAGACCGTCGGCCTCGCGCCGCGTCGGACTCGCGGCTTCGTCAACGCCGTGTTGCGCAAGGTGTCGTCGACCGACATGGTGTGGCCCTCCGAAGCGGCGCGGCTGAGCTATCCCGACTGGATCGTCGATCGCCTCACCGACGAACTCGGCCGCGACGACGCGCTCGCGTCGTTGATCCGGATGAACGAGCCGGCGACCGTCAGCGTGCGCGACGACGGCTACGTCCAGGACCCGTCGTCACAGTGGGTCGCGGCAGCCGTCGAGGTCGCGCCAGGGGAGCGGGTGCTCGACACCTGTGCTGCTCCGGGCGGCAAGGCAACCGCCCTGGCTGGCGCCGGCGCGGTCGTCACCGCCGCCGATGTCCGGGCGAACCGGGTGTCACTCGTGGCAGCGAACGCCGAACGGCTCGGCCTCGACATCGACTGTGTGGTCGAGGACGCGACGCAGCCGTCGTTCGCACCCGCCTCGTTCGACGCCGTCCTGATCGACGCTCCCTGCAGCGGGCTCGGCGCGCTTCGCCGACGACCCGACGCGCGCTGGCGGCTGCAGCCGTCCGACGTGGACGATCTGGTCGAGCTGCAGCACCGCATCCTCGCCGCGTCGGCACGGCTGGTCCGCCCCGGCGGCCGGCTGGTGTACAGCGTCTGCACGCTCACCGCAGCCGAGTCGATCGACCATGCGACGCCCGACGGCTTCGAGGTCGACGACCGACCCCCGCCGGTCGGTTCGTGGCGACCGTTCGGTCACGGCTGGCGCGTCCTGCCACACGATGCCGACACCGACGGCATGGTGCTCGTCCGGTACCGTCGCCCGGCATGAGCCACGCTCACGACACCGACTCGACGCCCCTCCGCGCCAAGGTGCTCACCGTCAGCGACGGGGTGTTCCACGGCAGCCGTGACGACACCGGCGGACGTGGCCTCGCAGCCCATCTCGCTGCGAACGGGTTCGAGGTCGTCGACCATCGGGTGACGGCCGACGGCGCCGACGCCGTCGCGTCGACGTTGACCGAGATGAGCGACGGATTCGCCGGGCTGATCGTCACCACCGGCGGTACCGGCTTCGCGCCGCGCGATCAGACACCCGAGGGCACGGCACGGGTGATCGAGCGCGACGCACCCGGACTCGCCGAGGCGATGCGTCTCGTCAGCCCGTTCGGCCGGCTGTCACGTGGTGTCGCCGGCATCCGGGGTCGAACGATCGTCTGCAACACGCCGGGCAGCCCGAAGGGGACGATCGAGCAGATCGATGCCGTCATCGACGTGTTGCCGCACGCGCTCAGACTGC contains:
- the def gene encoding peptide deformylase, translated to MAYSIRTFGDPVLKSKAAPITDVDGKLVRLVDDMFTTLYDSGNGIALAAPQIGVQKQIFVWDLGEGDQQVIFNPEIVESDGEWVYDEGCLSIPGLYVEMVRPKTVLMRGVDINGEVVEREADELEARMYQHELDHLHGVLMFDRMTSDQRKEAMAEFRRIKEAEQAEALKPADSRFRRLRLK
- a CDS encoding methionyl-tRNA formyltransferase, whose product is MRLVYLGTPQMAVPPLEALVEAGHEVALVVTNPDRRRGRGGTLSPSPVKEAAERLGIPVAHAVDDLLAVHAEHPVDLGVVVAYGRLIKPHVLSELDFVNLHFSLLPRWRGAAPVERALLEGDDVTGVCLMQLEEGLDTGGVYDCVEVPIGADTTADELRHELVDVGTRLLVDRLASGLGEPEPQTGETTYAAKIDPAELRIDWSAPVEQTHRLIRLGGAWTTFRGARFKIHAANIVDGELVPVTVQPEGKPRMDYEAWRNGARPADGEWFE
- a CDS encoding transcription antitermination factor NusB, coding for MSAPSARRVAFDALRRIDGDGAYANIVLGAMLDRSELHEQDRRFATDLVYGTTRMRRACDALVDRFITSPPDDATRTLLRLGAYQLVFGDVAPHAAVSETVGLAPRRTRGFVNAVLRKVSSTDMVWPSEAARLSYPDWIVDRLTDELGRDDALASLIRMNEPATVSVRDDGYVQDPSSQWVAAAVEVAPGERVLDTCAAPGGKATALAGAGAVVTAADVRANRVSLVAANAERLGLDIDCVVEDATQPSFAPASFDAVLIDAPCSGLGALRRRPDARWRLQPSDVDDLVELQHRILAASARLVRPGGRLVYSVCTLTAAESIDHATPDGFEVDDRPPPVGSWRPFGHGWRVLPHDADTDGMVLVRYRRPA
- a CDS encoding HNH endonuclease; translation: MAATGARKARLARKRRRRVAARDNDLTDEQWASIVEHWAGCAYCGATDVALQRDTVQPISRGGRYTLDNVVPACRSCNASKCNDEVTGWLRRKKLDEGRFLVRYAEISAALSAANRPE
- a CDS encoding class I SAM-dependent methyltransferase, whose translation is MDGMLPTVSHYWSENPEVASSTETVDVALPDVAFSMLTDRGVFSHGHLDTGTSLLLREAPAPPHVGHLLDLGCGAGPIALAMAKRSPGATVWAVDTNERARALTSANAERNGVANLRTAAPDDVADDLEFTAIWSNPPIRIGKAALHELLLTWLPRLAPDGQAVLVVQKHLGADSLQRWLGEQGFPTDRIASKAGFRLLRTVRG
- a CDS encoding MogA/MoaB family molybdenum cofactor biosynthesis protein — its product is MSHAHDTDSTPLRAKVLTVSDGVFHGSRDDTGGRGLAAHLAANGFEVVDHRVTADGADAVASTLTEMSDGFAGLIVTTGGTGFAPRDQTPEGTARVIERDAPGLAEAMRLVSPFGRLSRGVAGIRGRTIVCNTPGSPKGTIEQIDAVIDVLPHALRLLASDPTEH